From a single Micromonospora carbonacea genomic region:
- a CDS encoding carboxymuconolactone decarboxylase family protein gives MEARFDLFSNELATRFAKRFANAGMVVQQSPLPKATQELVSLRASQINGCGWCIDMHTKEAAAGGESQVRLHLVAAWRESTVFTEAERAALALAEEGSRLADAHQGVSDETWAEVRRHYDDDQIAALVCLVALINAANRLAVIVHQRGGSYQPGMFAAALG, from the coding sequence ATGGAAGCCCGATTCGACCTGTTCAGCAACGAGCTGGCCACGAGGTTCGCCAAGCGGTTCGCCAACGCCGGCATGGTGGTCCAGCAGTCGCCGCTGCCGAAGGCCACGCAGGAGCTGGTGTCGCTGCGGGCCAGCCAGATCAACGGCTGCGGCTGGTGCATCGACATGCACACCAAGGAGGCCGCCGCCGGCGGCGAGAGCCAGGTCCGGCTGCACCTGGTCGCCGCCTGGCGCGAGTCGACGGTCTTCACGGAGGCGGAGCGGGCCGCGCTGGCGCTCGCCGAGGAGGGCAGCCGGCTCGCCGACGCCCACCAGGGCGTGTCCGACGAGACCTGGGCCGAGGTGCGCAGGCACTACGACGACGACCAGATCGCCGCGTTGGTCTGCCTGGTCGCCCTGATCAACGCCGCCAACCGGCTGGCCGTGATCGTGCACCAGCGGGGCGGCTCCTACCAGCCCGGCATGTTCGCCGCCGCCCTCGGCTGA